One region of Pleuronectes platessa chromosome 18, fPlePla1.1, whole genome shotgun sequence genomic DNA includes:
- the ubap2l gene encoding ubiquitin-associated protein 2-like isoform X6, which produces MMTSMGGNRARGSWEQTQGQTQSQTQHKQRPQATAEQIRLAQMISDHNDADFEEKVKQLIDITGKDQDESMIALHDCNGDVNRAINALLEGSPDTDSWEMVGKKKGVSGQKETSQAETGEEGKENREKGGEKDVARRRGGAPRRGRGASRGREFRGQENGLDASKAGVVGRGAERGRRGRGRGRGTVGVSGRRGGRFSAQGMGQIDKGPTYDIAGGERTFNPADYTEGAQTEESYGGGSTWNNTGSMELEESTRLEYSAGEGTNYPPKFDSAPGAWRSATEEWGTEDWNEDLSETKIFTSSSVASLPPAQENVTITKGQRIDLAVLLGKTPPSFSSETENPPMEATQPPSLSQSLVFSNSKQGPPLSQTSSSAPYTQHSMVSMLSKGFGDVGDPKGGSTGTTGSQFLEQYKTAQAQALAQLAAQHSQTGPPNTTPSSWDTSATSLGQYDMKTQPESGVHSPFSKRQPYQAATSASSMLDVFRHDKGLPPSSSSSSLTHAVPPPASSLPRMAPVPSLGQQVSPSSSDAQGSSPLPLQQHKLKQQKKRTSITTKIPAMAVEMPGSSDMSGLNLQFGALQFGSEPVLPEYGSTPSTTAPTNQVQNSLYTGPSSESTPALSNSSQMDLYDQRAPQPRRYPPSASSSPQKDMQSKNGFSSMQASQSVEAAAGSAVSIKPASDSVTQTSVSSMGTLTDSGPASMMTTSNQTSHSALGHSEDMSPNTIPPPHHNNSHPSQQNSLAPSSVRTSNTSLMHPNVDGDSSLHSSSFPSSVSAVPSSSSAAMAAQVSLGAPQASSMGCATVSAPSGHGAVSSLAMGLNAASMVAQAAAATAVLMSTAASSMPSAAASSSVRGSAASSGKAPPNLPPGVPPLLPNPYIMAPGLLHAYPPQVYGYDDLQMLQTRIPLDYYSIPFATPATALTGRDGGLTNNPYSGDLSKFGRGDASSPAPATTLAQTQQNQTQAHHTTQQTFLNPALPPGYSYTSLPYYTGMPGLPNTFQYGPAVFPVAPTSSKQHGVNVGVNASATPFQQASGYGSHGYSTGVSVTSSNTGVPDISGSVYTKTQSFEKQAFHAGTPTASFSLPSALASGGPINPPAAAGYAPAPFMHILAPHQQPHSQILHHHLQQDGQSNTGQRSQNASLQQKSQINKSPYNSYNWGAN; this is translated from the exons atGATGACGTCCATGGGCGGGAACCGAGCCCGGGGCAGCTGGGAGCAGACACAGGGACAGACACAGAGCCAGACACAGCACAAGCAGAGGCCTCAG GCCACCGCAGAGCAGATCCGACTCGCGCAGATGATTTCAGACCACAATGATGCCGACTTTGAGGAGAAGGTCAAACAG CTGATTGACATCACAGGCAAAGACCAGGATGAGTCCATGATCGCACTGCACGATTGCAACGGGGATGTCAACAGAGCTATTAACGCGTTGCTGGAGGGTAGCCCGGACACT GACTCTTGGGAAATGGTGGGGAAGAAGAAAGGGGTGTCCGGCCAGAAGGAGACCAGCCAAGCAGAAACcggagaggaaggaaaagagaaccgggagaaaggaggagagaaagatgtTGCACGTCGTCGGGGTGGAGCTCCACGCAGGGGCCGTGGAGCCAGCAGGGGACGAGAGT TTCGTGGTCAGGAGAATGGCTTGGATGCCAGCAAGGCTGGAGTAGTTGGAAGAGGAGCCGAGCGAGGCCGAAggggaagaggcagaggaagagggacTGTCG GAGTATCTGGACGGCGAGGAGGCCGGTTTTCAGCGCAGGGCATGGG CCAGATTGATAAGGGGCCCACATATGATATTGctggaggtgagag GACCTTCAACCCTGCAGACTATACAGAGGGAGCCCAGACAGAAGAGAGTTATGGAGGGGGCAGCACCTGGAACAACACGGGAAGCATGGAGCTGGAGGAGTCGACTA GGTTGGAATACTCTGCAGGAGAGGGAACCAATTACCCACCCAAGTTTGACTCCGCTCCTG GTGCCTGGAGGTCTGCCACAGAGGAGTGGGGCACTGAAGACTGGAATGAGGAT CTTTCAGAGACCAAGATATTCACATCCTCCAGTGTGGCATCCTTGCCGCCGGCTCAGGAGAATGTTACCATCACCAAAGGACAGAG GATTGACCTTGCGGTGCTCCTGGGGAAGactcctccatccttctcctCAGAGACAGAAAACCCCCCAATGGAGGCCACCCAGCCCCCCTCCTTGTCCCAGTCACTGGTTTTTAGTAATTCCAAGCAGGGGCCGCCACTGTCCCAAACATCCTCCAGCGCCCCGTACACCCAGCACAGCATG GTCAGCATGCTGAGTAAGGGATTCGGGGATGTGGGGGACCCTAAAGGAGGCAGCACAGGGACCACTGGCTCTCAGTTCCTGGAGCAGTATAAAACCGCTCAGGCTCAGGCACTGGCCCAGCTGGCAGCCCAGCATTCCCAGACTGGACCTCCGAACACAACCCCTTCTTCCTGGGACACCAGTGCCACCTCACTTGGACAATACG ATATGAAGACTCAGCCCGAGTCTGGGGTTCATTCGCCCTTTTCGAAGCGACAGCCTTACCAGGCCGCCACCTCAGCGTCGTCCATGTTGGATGTTTTCCGACATGACAAAGGcctgcctccttcctcctcgtcGTCTTCCTTAACCCATGCGGTGCCTCCGCCTGCTTCATCCCTTCCCAGAATGGCACCAGTCCCTTCTCTCGGTCAGCAGGTTTCTCCGAGTTCTTCTGATGCCCAGGGTTCGAGTCCGCTGCCTTTGCAGCAACACAAACtcaaacaacagaagaagaggacCTCCATTACAACAAAG ATTCCAGCAATGGCAGTGGAGATGCCAGGCTCATCAGACATGTCAGGTCTTAATCTTCAGTTTGGAGCGCTGCAGTTTGGGTCAGAACCAGTTCTACCAGAGTATGGCTCCACCCCTTCCACCACAGCACCAACCAACCAGGTTCAGAACAGTCTCTACACGGGCCCCAGCAG TGAGTCGACTCCAGCTCTCTCCAACTCCAGCCAGATGGACCTGTACGACCAGAGAGCGCCTCAGCCCCGACGCTACCCtccctcagcctcctcctcccctcagaAGGACATGCAGTCCAAG AATGGCTTCAGTTCAATGCAAGCATCGCAATCTGTGGAAG ctgcagcaggctcTGCAGTCTCAATCAAGCCAGCCTCTGATTCAGTCACGCAGACATCGGTCTCCAGCATGGGTACTTTGACAGACAGTGGTCCTGCCTCCATGATGACGACATCCAATCAGACATCCCATAGCGCTCTGGGGCACAGCGAAGACATGTCTCCAAACaccattcctcctcctcaccacaaTAA CTCTCACCCATCACAACAGAACAGCCTTGCTCCATCTTCAGTCCGGACATCCAACACAAGCTTAATG CATCCAAACGTAGACGGCGACTCAAGCCtgcactcctcctccttcccttcctctgtctcagccgtcccctcctcttcctcagcggCGATGGCTGCACAGGTGTCCCTAGGGGCCCCTCAGGCCTCCTCGATGGGCTGTGCCACAGTCTCGGCTCCTTCCGGCCACGGGGCCGTCAGCAGTCTGGCCATGGGCCTCAATGCAGCCTCCATGGTTGCTCAAGCTGCAGCAGCCACCGCAGTTCTGATGTCCACGGCTGCCTCATCCATgccctctgcagctgcttcctcatCTGTACGCGGCTCTGCAGCATCCTCAG GGAAAGCACCTCCAAACCTGCCACCTGGAGTGCCCCCTCTACTGCCCAACCCATACATCATGGCCCCGGGACTACTGCATGCCTACCCT CCTCAGGTGTACGGCTACGATGACCTACAGATGCTTCAGACAAGAATACCGCTG GATTATTACAGCATCCCCTTTGCGACTCCTGCAACTGCATTGACTGGCAGAGACGGCGGCCTGACGAACAACCCGTACTCTG GCGACCTGTCAAAGTTCGGTCGAGGTGATGCTTCATCGCCGGCTCCCGCCACCACATTAGCTCAAACCCAACAGAACCAGACCCAGGCACATCACACCACACAGCAGACCTTCCTCAACCCGGCCCTGCCGCCTggctacagctacacaagcctCCCATACTACACTGGCATGCCAGGCCTCCCTAACACCTTCCAGTACGGCCCTGCTGTGTTTCCG GTGGCTCCTACCTCGTCAAAGCAGCACGGTGTGAATGTCGGCGTCAACGCTTCAGCGACGCCTTTCCAGCAGGCTAGTGGATATGGTTCCCATGGATACAGCACTG gagtcTCTGTGACATCAAGCAACACCGGGGTTCCAGATATTTCAGGGTCCGTTTACACAAAGACGCAG TCGTTTGAGAAGCAGGCATTCCACGCGGGAACACCGACCGCTTCGTTCAGCCTGCCCTCGGCATTGGCGAGCGGGGGACCCATCAACCCCCCGGCGGCCGCTGGCTACGCCCCTGCTCCGTTCATGCACATCCTGGCACCGCACCAACAACCACATTCTCAGATTCTGCACCACCACCTGCAGCAGGATGGACAG AGCAACACTGGACAGCGCAGCCAGAACGCTTCCCTTCAGCAGAAGTCTCAGATCAACAAGTCGCCGTACAACAGCTACAACTGGGGCGCAAACTAA
- the ubap2l gene encoding ubiquitin-associated protein 2-like isoform X3 yields MMTSMGGNRARGSWEQTQGQTQSQTQHKQRPQATAEQIRLAQMISDHNDADFEEKVKQLIDITGKDQDESMIALHDCNGDVNRAINALLEGSPDTDSWEMVGKKKGVSGQKETSQAETGEEGKENREKGGEKDVARRRGGAPRRGRGASRGREFRGQENGLDASKAGVVGRGAERGRRGRGRGRGTVGVSGRRGGRFSAQGMGQIDKGPTYDIAGGERTFNPADYTEGAQTEESYGGGSTWNNTGSMELEESTRLEYSAGEGTNYPPKFDSAPGAWRSATEEWGTEDWNEDLSETKIFTSSSVASLPPAQENVTITKGQRIDLAVLLGKTPPSFSSETENPPMEATQPPSLSQSLVFSNSKQGPPLSQTSSSAPYTQHSMVSMLSKGFGDVGDPKGGSTGTTGSQFLEQYKTAQAQALAQLAAQHSQTGPPNTTPSSWDTSATSLGQYDMKTQPESGVHSPFSKRQPYQAATSASSMLDVFRHDKGLPPSSSSSSLTHAVPPPASSLPRMAPVPSLGQQVSPSSSDAQGSSPLPLQQHKLKQQKKRTSITTKIPAMAVEMPGSSDMSGLNLQFGALQFGSEPVLPEYGSTPSTTAPTNQVQNSLYTGPSSQMDLYDQRAPQPRRYPPSASSSPQKDMQSKNGFSSMQASQSVEAAAGSAVSIKPASDSVTQTSVSSMGTLTDSGPASMMTTSNQTSHSALGHSEDMSPNTIPPPHHNNSHPSQQNSLAPSSVRTSNTSLMHPNVDGDSSLHSSSFPSSVSAVPSSSSAAMAAQVSLGAPQASSMGCATVSAPSGHGAVSSLAMGLNAASMVAQAAAATAVLMSTAASSMPSAAASSSVRGSAASSGKAPPNLPPGVPPLLPNPYIMAPGLLHAYPPQVYGYDDLQMLQTRIPLDYYSIPFATPATALTGRDGGLTNNPYSGDLSKFGRGDASSPAPATTLAQTQQNQTQAHHTTQQTFLNPALPPGYSYTSLPYYTGMPGLPNTFQYGPAVFPVAPTSSKQHGVNVGVNASATPFQQASGYGSHGYSTGYEDVGQASGSGDFCKGGYGSAVAAAASAQNKPASSVSGPGVGVSVTSSNTGVPDISGSVYTKTQQSFEKQAFHAGTPTASFSLPSALASGGPINPPAAAGYAPAPFMHILAPHQQPHSQILHHHLQQDGQSNTGQRSQNASLQQKSQINKSPYNSYNWGAN; encoded by the exons atGATGACGTCCATGGGCGGGAACCGAGCCCGGGGCAGCTGGGAGCAGACACAGGGACAGACACAGAGCCAGACACAGCACAAGCAGAGGCCTCAG GCCACCGCAGAGCAGATCCGACTCGCGCAGATGATTTCAGACCACAATGATGCCGACTTTGAGGAGAAGGTCAAACAG CTGATTGACATCACAGGCAAAGACCAGGATGAGTCCATGATCGCACTGCACGATTGCAACGGGGATGTCAACAGAGCTATTAACGCGTTGCTGGAGGGTAGCCCGGACACT GACTCTTGGGAAATGGTGGGGAAGAAGAAAGGGGTGTCCGGCCAGAAGGAGACCAGCCAAGCAGAAACcggagaggaaggaaaagagaaccgggagaaaggaggagagaaagatgtTGCACGTCGTCGGGGTGGAGCTCCACGCAGGGGCCGTGGAGCCAGCAGGGGACGAGAGT TTCGTGGTCAGGAGAATGGCTTGGATGCCAGCAAGGCTGGAGTAGTTGGAAGAGGAGCCGAGCGAGGCCGAAggggaagaggcagaggaagagggacTGTCG GAGTATCTGGACGGCGAGGAGGCCGGTTTTCAGCGCAGGGCATGGG CCAGATTGATAAGGGGCCCACATATGATATTGctggaggtgagag GACCTTCAACCCTGCAGACTATACAGAGGGAGCCCAGACAGAAGAGAGTTATGGAGGGGGCAGCACCTGGAACAACACGGGAAGCATGGAGCTGGAGGAGTCGACTA GGTTGGAATACTCTGCAGGAGAGGGAACCAATTACCCACCCAAGTTTGACTCCGCTCCTG GTGCCTGGAGGTCTGCCACAGAGGAGTGGGGCACTGAAGACTGGAATGAGGAT CTTTCAGAGACCAAGATATTCACATCCTCCAGTGTGGCATCCTTGCCGCCGGCTCAGGAGAATGTTACCATCACCAAAGGACAGAG GATTGACCTTGCGGTGCTCCTGGGGAAGactcctccatccttctcctCAGAGACAGAAAACCCCCCAATGGAGGCCACCCAGCCCCCCTCCTTGTCCCAGTCACTGGTTTTTAGTAATTCCAAGCAGGGGCCGCCACTGTCCCAAACATCCTCCAGCGCCCCGTACACCCAGCACAGCATG GTCAGCATGCTGAGTAAGGGATTCGGGGATGTGGGGGACCCTAAAGGAGGCAGCACAGGGACCACTGGCTCTCAGTTCCTGGAGCAGTATAAAACCGCTCAGGCTCAGGCACTGGCCCAGCTGGCAGCCCAGCATTCCCAGACTGGACCTCCGAACACAACCCCTTCTTCCTGGGACACCAGTGCCACCTCACTTGGACAATACG ATATGAAGACTCAGCCCGAGTCTGGGGTTCATTCGCCCTTTTCGAAGCGACAGCCTTACCAGGCCGCCACCTCAGCGTCGTCCATGTTGGATGTTTTCCGACATGACAAAGGcctgcctccttcctcctcgtcGTCTTCCTTAACCCATGCGGTGCCTCCGCCTGCTTCATCCCTTCCCAGAATGGCACCAGTCCCTTCTCTCGGTCAGCAGGTTTCTCCGAGTTCTTCTGATGCCCAGGGTTCGAGTCCGCTGCCTTTGCAGCAACACAAACtcaaacaacagaagaagaggacCTCCATTACAACAAAG ATTCCAGCAATGGCAGTGGAGATGCCAGGCTCATCAGACATGTCAGGTCTTAATCTTCAGTTTGGAGCGCTGCAGTTTGGGTCAGAACCAGTTCTACCAGAGTATGGCTCCACCCCTTCCACCACAGCACCAACCAACCAGGTTCAGAACAGTCTCTACACGGGCCCCAGCAG CCAGATGGACCTGTACGACCAGAGAGCGCCTCAGCCCCGACGCTACCCtccctcagcctcctcctcccctcagaAGGACATGCAGTCCAAG AATGGCTTCAGTTCAATGCAAGCATCGCAATCTGTGGAAG ctgcagcaggctcTGCAGTCTCAATCAAGCCAGCCTCTGATTCAGTCACGCAGACATCGGTCTCCAGCATGGGTACTTTGACAGACAGTGGTCCTGCCTCCATGATGACGACATCCAATCAGACATCCCATAGCGCTCTGGGGCACAGCGAAGACATGTCTCCAAACaccattcctcctcctcaccacaaTAA CTCTCACCCATCACAACAGAACAGCCTTGCTCCATCTTCAGTCCGGACATCCAACACAAGCTTAATG CATCCAAACGTAGACGGCGACTCAAGCCtgcactcctcctccttcccttcctctgtctcagccgtcccctcctcttcctcagcggCGATGGCTGCACAGGTGTCCCTAGGGGCCCCTCAGGCCTCCTCGATGGGCTGTGCCACAGTCTCGGCTCCTTCCGGCCACGGGGCCGTCAGCAGTCTGGCCATGGGCCTCAATGCAGCCTCCATGGTTGCTCAAGCTGCAGCAGCCACCGCAGTTCTGATGTCCACGGCTGCCTCATCCATgccctctgcagctgcttcctcatCTGTACGCGGCTCTGCAGCATCCTCAG GGAAAGCACCTCCAAACCTGCCACCTGGAGTGCCCCCTCTACTGCCCAACCCATACATCATGGCCCCGGGACTACTGCATGCCTACCCT CCTCAGGTGTACGGCTACGATGACCTACAGATGCTTCAGACAAGAATACCGCTG GATTATTACAGCATCCCCTTTGCGACTCCTGCAACTGCATTGACTGGCAGAGACGGCGGCCTGACGAACAACCCGTACTCTG GCGACCTGTCAAAGTTCGGTCGAGGTGATGCTTCATCGCCGGCTCCCGCCACCACATTAGCTCAAACCCAACAGAACCAGACCCAGGCACATCACACCACACAGCAGACCTTCCTCAACCCGGCCCTGCCGCCTggctacagctacacaagcctCCCATACTACACTGGCATGCCAGGCCTCCCTAACACCTTCCAGTACGGCCCTGCTGTGTTTCCG GTGGCTCCTACCTCGTCAAAGCAGCACGGTGTGAATGTCGGCGTCAACGCTTCAGCGACGCCTTTCCAGCAGGCTAGTGGATATGGTTCCCATGGATACAGCACTG GCTATGAGGATGTGGGCCAGGCTTCAGGGAGTGGGGATTTCTGTAAGGGCGGATACGGCAGTGCCGTGGCCGCTGCCGCTTCTGCACAAAACAAGCCAGCCAGCTCTGTCAGCGGGCCTGGAGTCG gagtcTCTGTGACATCAAGCAACACCGGGGTTCCAGATATTTCAGGGTCCGTTTACACAAAGACGCAG cAGTCGTTTGAGAAGCAGGCATTCCACGCGGGAACACCGACCGCTTCGTTCAGCCTGCCCTCGGCATTGGCGAGCGGGGGACCCATCAACCCCCCGGCGGCCGCTGGCTACGCCCCTGCTCCGTTCATGCACATCCTGGCACCGCACCAACAACCACATTCTCAGATTCTGCACCACCACCTGCAGCAGGATGGACAG AGCAACACTGGACAGCGCAGCCAGAACGCTTCCCTTCAGCAGAAGTCTCAGATCAACAAGTCGCCGTACAACAGCTACAACTGGGGCGCAAACTAA
- the ubap2l gene encoding ubiquitin-associated protein 2-like isoform X4, whose protein sequence is MMTSMGGNRARGSWEQTQGQTQSQTQHKQRPQATAEQIRLAQMISDHNDADFEEKVKQLIDITGKDQDESMIALHDCNGDVNRAINALLEGSPDTDSWEMVGKKKGVSGQKETSQAETGEEGKENREKGGEKDVARRRGGAPRRGRGASRGREFRGQENGLDASKAGVVGRGAERGRRGRGRGRGTVGVSGRRGGRFSAQGMGTFNPADYTEGAQTEESYGGGSTWNNTGSMELEESTRLEYSAGEGTNYPPKFDSAPGAWRSATEEWGTEDWNEDLSETKIFTSSSVASLPPAQENVTITKGQRIDLAVLLGKTPPSFSSETENPPMEATQPPSLSQSLVFSNSKQGPPLSQTSSSAPYTQHSMVSMLSKGFGDVGDPKGGSTGTTGSQFLEQYKTAQAQALAQLAAQHSQTGPPNTTPSSWDTSATSLGQYDMKTQPESGVHSPFSKRQPYQAATSASSMLDVFRHDKGLPPSSSSSSLTHAVPPPASSLPRMAPVPSLGQQVSPSSSDAQGSSPLPLQQHKLKQQKKRTSITTKIPAMAVEMPGSSDMSGLNLQFGALQFGSEPVLPEYGSTPSTTAPTNQVQNSLYTGPSSESTPALSNSSQMDLYDQRAPQPRRYPPSASSSPQKDMQSKNGFSSMQASQSVEAAAGSAVSIKPASDSVTQTSVSSMGTLTDSGPASMMTTSNQTSHSALGHSEDMSPNTIPPPHHNNSHPSQQNSLAPSSVRTSNTSLMHPNVDGDSSLHSSSFPSSVSAVPSSSSAAMAAQVSLGAPQASSMGCATVSAPSGHGAVSSLAMGLNAASMVAQAAAATAVLMSTAASSMPSAAASSSVRGSAASSGKAPPNLPPGVPPLLPNPYIMAPGLLHAYPPQVYGYDDLQMLQTRIPLDYYSIPFATPATALTGRDGGLTNNPYSGDLSKFGRGDASSPAPATTLAQTQQNQTQAHHTTQQTFLNPALPPGYSYTSLPYYTGMPGLPNTFQYGPAVFPVAPTSSKQHGVNVGVNASATPFQQASGYGSHGYSTGYEDVGQASGSGDFCKGGYGSAVAAAASAQNKPASSVSGPGVGVSVTSSNTGVPDISGSVYTKTQQSFEKQAFHAGTPTASFSLPSALASGGPINPPAAAGYAPAPFMHILAPHQQPHSQILHHHLQQDGQSNTGQRSQNASLQQKSQINKSPYNSYNWGAN, encoded by the exons atGATGACGTCCATGGGCGGGAACCGAGCCCGGGGCAGCTGGGAGCAGACACAGGGACAGACACAGAGCCAGACACAGCACAAGCAGAGGCCTCAG GCCACCGCAGAGCAGATCCGACTCGCGCAGATGATTTCAGACCACAATGATGCCGACTTTGAGGAGAAGGTCAAACAG CTGATTGACATCACAGGCAAAGACCAGGATGAGTCCATGATCGCACTGCACGATTGCAACGGGGATGTCAACAGAGCTATTAACGCGTTGCTGGAGGGTAGCCCGGACACT GACTCTTGGGAAATGGTGGGGAAGAAGAAAGGGGTGTCCGGCCAGAAGGAGACCAGCCAAGCAGAAACcggagaggaaggaaaagagaaccgggagaaaggaggagagaaagatgtTGCACGTCGTCGGGGTGGAGCTCCACGCAGGGGCCGTGGAGCCAGCAGGGGACGAGAGT TTCGTGGTCAGGAGAATGGCTTGGATGCCAGCAAGGCTGGAGTAGTTGGAAGAGGAGCCGAGCGAGGCCGAAggggaagaggcagaggaagagggacTGTCG GAGTATCTGGACGGCGAGGAGGCCGGTTTTCAGCGCAGGGCATGGG GACCTTCAACCCTGCAGACTATACAGAGGGAGCCCAGACAGAAGAGAGTTATGGAGGGGGCAGCACCTGGAACAACACGGGAAGCATGGAGCTGGAGGAGTCGACTA GGTTGGAATACTCTGCAGGAGAGGGAACCAATTACCCACCCAAGTTTGACTCCGCTCCTG GTGCCTGGAGGTCTGCCACAGAGGAGTGGGGCACTGAAGACTGGAATGAGGAT CTTTCAGAGACCAAGATATTCACATCCTCCAGTGTGGCATCCTTGCCGCCGGCTCAGGAGAATGTTACCATCACCAAAGGACAGAG GATTGACCTTGCGGTGCTCCTGGGGAAGactcctccatccttctcctCAGAGACAGAAAACCCCCCAATGGAGGCCACCCAGCCCCCCTCCTTGTCCCAGTCACTGGTTTTTAGTAATTCCAAGCAGGGGCCGCCACTGTCCCAAACATCCTCCAGCGCCCCGTACACCCAGCACAGCATG GTCAGCATGCTGAGTAAGGGATTCGGGGATGTGGGGGACCCTAAAGGAGGCAGCACAGGGACCACTGGCTCTCAGTTCCTGGAGCAGTATAAAACCGCTCAGGCTCAGGCACTGGCCCAGCTGGCAGCCCAGCATTCCCAGACTGGACCTCCGAACACAACCCCTTCTTCCTGGGACACCAGTGCCACCTCACTTGGACAATACG ATATGAAGACTCAGCCCGAGTCTGGGGTTCATTCGCCCTTTTCGAAGCGACAGCCTTACCAGGCCGCCACCTCAGCGTCGTCCATGTTGGATGTTTTCCGACATGACAAAGGcctgcctccttcctcctcgtcGTCTTCCTTAACCCATGCGGTGCCTCCGCCTGCTTCATCCCTTCCCAGAATGGCACCAGTCCCTTCTCTCGGTCAGCAGGTTTCTCCGAGTTCTTCTGATGCCCAGGGTTCGAGTCCGCTGCCTTTGCAGCAACACAAACtcaaacaacagaagaagaggacCTCCATTACAACAAAG ATTCCAGCAATGGCAGTGGAGATGCCAGGCTCATCAGACATGTCAGGTCTTAATCTTCAGTTTGGAGCGCTGCAGTTTGGGTCAGAACCAGTTCTACCAGAGTATGGCTCCACCCCTTCCACCACAGCACCAACCAACCAGGTTCAGAACAGTCTCTACACGGGCCCCAGCAG TGAGTCGACTCCAGCTCTCTCCAACTCCAGCCAGATGGACCTGTACGACCAGAGAGCGCCTCAGCCCCGACGCTACCCtccctcagcctcctcctcccctcagaAGGACATGCAGTCCAAG AATGGCTTCAGTTCAATGCAAGCATCGCAATCTGTGGAAG ctgcagcaggctcTGCAGTCTCAATCAAGCCAGCCTCTGATTCAGTCACGCAGACATCGGTCTCCAGCATGGGTACTTTGACAGACAGTGGTCCTGCCTCCATGATGACGACATCCAATCAGACATCCCATAGCGCTCTGGGGCACAGCGAAGACATGTCTCCAAACaccattcctcctcctcaccacaaTAA CTCTCACCCATCACAACAGAACAGCCTTGCTCCATCTTCAGTCCGGACATCCAACACAAGCTTAATG CATCCAAACGTAGACGGCGACTCAAGCCtgcactcctcctccttcccttcctctgtctcagccgtcccctcctcttcctcagcggCGATGGCTGCACAGGTGTCCCTAGGGGCCCCTCAGGCCTCCTCGATGGGCTGTGCCACAGTCTCGGCTCCTTCCGGCCACGGGGCCGTCAGCAGTCTGGCCATGGGCCTCAATGCAGCCTCCATGGTTGCTCAAGCTGCAGCAGCCACCGCAGTTCTGATGTCCACGGCTGCCTCATCCATgccctctgcagctgcttcctcatCTGTACGCGGCTCTGCAGCATCCTCAG GGAAAGCACCTCCAAACCTGCCACCTGGAGTGCCCCCTCTACTGCCCAACCCATACATCATGGCCCCGGGACTACTGCATGCCTACCCT CCTCAGGTGTACGGCTACGATGACCTACAGATGCTTCAGACAAGAATACCGCTG GATTATTACAGCATCCCCTTTGCGACTCCTGCAACTGCATTGACTGGCAGAGACGGCGGCCTGACGAACAACCCGTACTCTG GCGACCTGTCAAAGTTCGGTCGAGGTGATGCTTCATCGCCGGCTCCCGCCACCACATTAGCTCAAACCCAACAGAACCAGACCCAGGCACATCACACCACACAGCAGACCTTCCTCAACCCGGCCCTGCCGCCTggctacagctacacaagcctCCCATACTACACTGGCATGCCAGGCCTCCCTAACACCTTCCAGTACGGCCCTGCTGTGTTTCCG GTGGCTCCTACCTCGTCAAAGCAGCACGGTGTGAATGTCGGCGTCAACGCTTCAGCGACGCCTTTCCAGCAGGCTAGTGGATATGGTTCCCATGGATACAGCACTG GCTATGAGGATGTGGGCCAGGCTTCAGGGAGTGGGGATTTCTGTAAGGGCGGATACGGCAGTGCCGTGGCCGCTGCCGCTTCTGCACAAAACAAGCCAGCCAGCTCTGTCAGCGGGCCTGGAGTCG gagtcTCTGTGACATCAAGCAACACCGGGGTTCCAGATATTTCAGGGTCCGTTTACACAAAGACGCAG cAGTCGTTTGAGAAGCAGGCATTCCACGCGGGAACACCGACCGCTTCGTTCAGCCTGCCCTCGGCATTGGCGAGCGGGGGACCCATCAACCCCCCGGCGGCCGCTGGCTACGCCCCTGCTCCGTTCATGCACATCCTGGCACCGCACCAACAACCACATTCTCAGATTCTGCACCACCACCTGCAGCAGGATGGACAG AGCAACACTGGACAGCGCAGCCAGAACGCTTCCCTTCAGCAGAAGTCTCAGATCAACAAGTCGCCGTACAACAGCTACAACTGGGGCGCAAACTAA